Proteins from a genomic interval of Flammeovirgaceae bacterium SG7u.111:
- a CDS encoding biotin/lipoyl-containing protein, giving the protein MGKDIRFSLVYRDMWQSSGKYMPRVDQLVRVAPEIVNMGCFARVETNGGGFEQINLLFGENPNKSVRDWTQPFNDAGIETHMLERGLNGIRMSPVPVDVRKLMFKVKKKQGTDIARSFDGLNDTRNIIDSINYAKEGGMVAQAALCLTHSKIHTVDYYVEMADTLIKAGADEICLKDMAGIGRPVSLGKIVEGIKAAYPDTLIQYHGQTGPGFTPASILEVARAGAEIIDVGMEPLSWGTGHADLITTYELLKDAGFSVPDYDMGAYMKVRALTQEFIDDFLGFYINPRNRFLNSLLIGPGLPGGMMGSLMADLENNLASLNKWFAKNNKPSITQDELLIKLFNEVEYIWPKMGYPPLVTPYSQYVKNIALMNVMQMEKGKERWSMIPDNVWDMMVGKSGSLPGKLAPELVELANKQGREFYSGKPQDLYPDELDKYRKEMDDNGWDYGQDDEELMELAMHPEQYRAYKSGAAKKAFEEDLAQRRDEKEAKTTPAAPAASAAPVPNFEPKTLNIDVNGEKFLVNVAYGDAAAPASAPVPAAQTANGQSQAPISDVNVSEVLAPIEGKFFLTKSSAETAVKVGDQVKNGDVVCYIESMKVYNAIVAEQDGVVADICFGDGDDVEEDDVIIKLK; this is encoded by the coding sequence ATGGGAAAGGATATCAGATTTTCACTCGTATATAGAGATATGTGGCAATCCTCTGGCAAGTATATGCCGAGAGTTGACCAATTGGTAAGAGTTGCCCCAGAAATAGTAAATATGGGCTGTTTCGCAAGGGTAGAAACCAACGGTGGGGGCTTCGAGCAAATCAATTTGCTTTTTGGAGAAAACCCCAACAAATCGGTAAGGGATTGGACGCAACCTTTTAACGATGCAGGCATTGAAACGCACATGCTCGAAAGAGGTCTGAACGGCATCCGAATGAGCCCTGTACCAGTGGACGTAAGAAAGCTTATGTTCAAAGTGAAGAAAAAGCAAGGCACGGATATAGCTCGTTCATTTGATGGGCTGAACGATACCCGAAACATTATAGATTCAATTAATTATGCCAAGGAAGGTGGAATGGTGGCCCAAGCGGCACTTTGCCTCACTCATTCTAAAATCCACACGGTTGACTACTACGTGGAAATGGCAGATACACTCATAAAAGCAGGCGCTGACGAAATTTGCTTGAAGGACATGGCGGGAATTGGACGTCCGGTTTCTTTGGGTAAAATAGTAGAAGGAATAAAAGCAGCTTATCCTGATACACTTATTCAATACCACGGGCAAACAGGCCCAGGCTTCACACCAGCTTCTATCTTGGAAGTTGCCCGCGCAGGAGCTGAAATCATAGATGTAGGAATGGAGCCTCTTTCTTGGGGAACAGGTCACGCCGATCTTATCACAACTTACGAGTTGCTGAAAGATGCTGGCTTCAGTGTTCCAGATTACGACATGGGCGCTTACATGAAAGTCCGCGCCCTCACCCAAGAGTTTATCGATGATTTCCTTGGCTTTTACATTAACCCAAGAAACCGTTTCTTGAACTCACTATTAATCGGACCAGGTTTGCCAGGTGGCATGATGGGCTCGCTAATGGCCGACCTTGAAAACAACTTAGCCAGCCTCAACAAATGGTTTGCTAAAAACAACAAGCCATCCATTACCCAAGACGAATTGCTGATCAAGCTCTTCAACGAAGTAGAATATATTTGGCCTAAAATGGGCTACCCACCTTTGGTCACTCCTTATAGCCAATATGTGAAAAACATCGCTTTGATGAACGTGATGCAGATGGAGAAAGGTAAAGAACGTTGGAGTATGATTCCTGACAATGTATGGGATATGATGGTTGGCAAATCAGGAAGCCTTCCAGGTAAACTTGCTCCCGAACTAGTAGAGCTAGCGAACAAACAAGGGAGAGAGTTTTACTCAGGAAAGCCTCAAGATCTTTACCCAGACGAGTTGGACAAGTACCGAAAGGAAATGGACGACAACGGATGGGACTATGGGCAAGACGACGAGGAATTGATGGAGTTGGCGATGCACCCTGAGCAATACAGAGCCTACAAATCTGGTGCAGCGAAGAAAGCTTTTGAAGAGGACTTGGCACAAAGAAGAGATGAGAAAGAAGCTAAAACTACTCCAGCAGCACCGGCGGCAAGCGCAGCTCCTGTTCCCAACTTTGAACCAAAAACTTTGAACATAGACGTAAACGGAGAGAAATTCTTGGTGAATGTTGCGTACGGCGATGCGGCTGCACCTGCTAGCGCACCTGTGCCCGCTGCACAAACTGCCAATGGGCAGAGCCAAGCCCCTATATCAGATGTGAATGTTTCTGAGGTGCTTGCCCCAATCGAGGGCAAATTCTTCTTGACCAAATCATCTGCTGAAACGGCGGTGAAAGTGGGCGATCAAGTGAAAAATGGCGATGTTGTTTGCTACATAGAATCCATGAAAGTGTATAACGCAATTGTGGCGGAGCAAGACGGCGTAGTTGCAGATATCTGCTTCGGAGATGGCGACGACGTTGAAGAAGATGACGTAATCATCAAGTTGAAATAA
- a CDS encoding CBASS cGAMP-activated phospholipase → MPKYFRILSIDGGGIRGVLPGQVLCHVEKYLQTITQDKSARLSDFFDMVAGTSTGGILACAFLLPDSSSRPKFRSNEVVDLYLNRGEAIFDRPFFKKLRTLGGITDEKYPEKGLEKALEEYFGETKISQLLKPCVIPSYDVTRRKATFFRQHSAKKKGDCADFLVKDITRATSAAPTYFECANIKSLEGDEYAMIDGGIFANNPGLCAYADARRFYGKTASEMVIFSLGTGEKKKSYPYDKVKNWGLVQWPAPLIDIMMSSVAETVDFQLKQIYEAVEQPSQYLRVNETLPEWVNEEMDDANEENMRALQQFGDQVFAKHKVAIESFAKKYLVQDDGDDLIA, encoded by the coding sequence ATGCCTAAATACTTTAGAATTTTATCTATTGATGGCGGTGGAATCCGTGGTGTTTTGCCCGGGCAAGTCCTCTGTCATGTAGAAAAATATTTACAAACCATAACTCAAGACAAATCAGCTCGTTTGTCAGATTTTTTTGACATGGTAGCAGGAACAAGTACTGGCGGGATACTTGCCTGTGCATTTCTTTTACCCGATTCCAGCAGTCGCCCGAAGTTCAGGTCGAATGAAGTAGTAGATCTTTATTTGAACCGAGGTGAAGCCATTTTTGACAGACCTTTTTTCAAGAAACTGAGAACCTTAGGTGGAATTACCGATGAGAAGTATCCTGAAAAAGGCTTGGAAAAAGCGTTGGAAGAATACTTTGGGGAAACCAAAATTTCCCAGCTCTTGAAACCCTGTGTGATTCCTTCTTATGATGTCACGCGGAGAAAAGCAACGTTCTTCCGTCAACACTCAGCAAAAAAGAAAGGCGATTGCGCTGATTTCCTTGTAAAGGACATAACAAGGGCTACGTCTGCCGCACCTACCTATTTTGAATGCGCAAATATCAAATCATTAGAGGGAGATGAGTATGCGATGATAGATGGAGGAATCTTTGCCAATAATCCTGGGCTTTGTGCATATGCCGATGCAAGGCGTTTTTATGGAAAAACAGCGAGTGAAATGGTTATCTTTTCCTTGGGAACTGGCGAGAAGAAAAAAAGCTATCCTTATGATAAAGTAAAAAACTGGGGGTTGGTGCAGTGGCCTGCTCCATTGATTGATATCATGATGTCATCGGTCGCCGAAACAGTTGATTTCCAGTTAAAGCAAATTTATGAAGCGGTGGAGCAGCCTAGTCAGTATTTGCGGGTGAATGAAACCCTGCCAGAATGGGTAAATGAAGAGATGGACGATGCCAATGAAGAAAACATGAGAGCTTTGCAGCAGTTTGGCGATCAAGTTTTTGCCAAACATAAAGTTGCAATTGAGAGCTTTGCCAAAAAATACTTGGTTCAAGATGATGGCGATGATCTTATCGCTTGA
- a CDS encoding response regulator transcription factor yields MSEVIKILLADDHQVIRDGIRSFLEGNDRFQIVAEASNGKQVLARLEKTEVDAIIMDIRMDVMDGITCTKEVSKLYPDIKVLVLSMYNEPQYIKSIMASGASGYLLKNSGQEEVIRGIESVVSGEKFYSAEVTNTVMNSLGGKKSRSFSDMEIPLTEREKEVLELIVQEFSNQEIADKLFISPRTVDAHKRNLLEKTGAKNMAGLVKYAIRHQLFDSI; encoded by the coding sequence ATGTCAGAGGTGATAAAAATATTATTAGCGGATGACCACCAGGTAATCAGAGATGGAATCCGTTCTTTTTTGGAAGGAAACGATCGCTTCCAGATTGTTGCAGAGGCCTCTAACGGCAAGCAAGTATTGGCAAGGCTCGAAAAAACAGAGGTGGATGCCATCATCATGGATATTAGGATGGATGTGATGGATGGGATCACCTGCACAAAAGAGGTCTCTAAGCTGTACCCAGATATAAAAGTCCTTGTTCTGTCCATGTACAATGAACCCCAATACATTAAAAGCATCATGGCTTCGGGCGCTTCGGGCTACCTGCTAAAAAACAGCGGGCAGGAGGAAGTTATTAGGGGGATTGAATCAGTTGTTTCTGGAGAAAAGTTCTATTCGGCAGAAGTAACCAATACGGTTATGAATAGCCTTGGCGGGAAAAAATCACGTTCTTTTTCCGATATGGAAATACCACTTACCGAAAGGGAAAAAGAAGTATTGGAACTGATAGTCCAAGAGTTTTCCAATCAAGAAATCGCCGATAAGTTGTTCATCAGCCCACGGACAGTTGATGCCCATAAGCGAAACTTACTAGAAAAAACAGGAGCTAAAAACATGGCTGGCTTGGTGAAATATGCCATCCGTCATCAGCTTTTTGATAGTATATAA
- a CDS encoding glycoside hydrolase family 3 N-terminal domain-containing protein, producing MLKTIKFILLAITLFGSSFSGIAQRKKIDPYKNSKLPIEERLDDLFARMTLEEKAMQVLCIWDQKAELILDEDGNFSLEKAAQNFPNGLGQIARPSEALERVQMQNRTPTQMAELTNEIQRYFVEKTRLGIPVVFHEEVLHGHAARKGTHFPVPIALASSWDTDLMERSFSVIAEEARSRGAQLALAPVLDVARDPRWGRFEETYGEDPFLVSEMGLAAVKGLQGTEEQIGSAKMMATLKHLAGHGQPEGGVNTAPANISERLLREVFLMPFEKAIKQGGAKSVMASYNEIDGIPSHINSWLLKDVLRNEWGFDGQVVADYGGISDLYRRHFVVKDSTEAAREALLAGVDIELPDMVDYPSLLKYAAQDSVIATALDTAVYRLLKNKFLLGLFDEPYVDVSSTEKIVGSEKNGKLALEAAQKSIVLLKNEMNLLPLNTSFYNTIAVIGPNAKSTLLGGYSDVPPYYVDLVEGLKNRLGNNGEVVFAEGCRITEPGSWYLDPVQLPSPKADEGRIEHAVTIAERSDLVILAIGGNELTSREAWSDTHLGDRTSIELVGKQLELFNKLKETGRPVVVVLFNGRPLDLSYLKENAQVLLECWYLGQETGNALADVLLGNVNPSGKLPCTFPKSTGLLPAFYNHKPTAKRPYLFDEHKPVYPFGFGLSYTDFSYKDLTVNPSVIGMNSKSLVSVTVTNTGDVRGDEIVQLYIRDMVSSVTRPVKELKGFQKVQLRPGQEKVVTFEVTPELLKFYNKDMENVLEPGRFKLMVGSSSEEYIEAYLNVVN from the coding sequence ATGTTGAAAACTATAAAGTTTATTCTATTAGCAATTACCCTTTTTGGGAGTTCTTTTTCTGGAATTGCCCAAAGAAAGAAAATTGATCCGTATAAAAATTCGAAACTTCCAATAGAAGAGCGGCTGGATGATCTTTTTGCACGTATGACCTTGGAGGAAAAAGCGATGCAGGTTTTGTGTATTTGGGATCAAAAAGCTGAATTGATTTTAGATGAAGATGGCAACTTTTCTTTGGAAAAAGCAGCACAAAACTTTCCGAATGGGTTAGGTCAAATTGCCCGTCCGAGCGAAGCATTGGAGCGTGTGCAAATGCAGAACAGGACGCCAACCCAAATGGCGGAACTTACCAATGAAATCCAACGCTATTTTGTAGAGAAAACAAGGCTGGGAATACCAGTAGTGTTCCATGAAGAAGTACTGCACGGGCATGCAGCGAGGAAAGGAACTCATTTTCCTGTTCCTATTGCCCTTGCCAGCTCGTGGGATACCGATTTGATGGAACGTAGTTTTTCTGTCATAGCCGAAGAGGCGAGGAGTAGGGGGGCGCAACTTGCCTTGGCTCCTGTATTAGATGTGGCTCGCGACCCTCGTTGGGGAAGGTTTGAAGAAACTTATGGAGAAGATCCGTTTTTGGTCTCGGAGATGGGCTTGGCAGCGGTAAAGGGGCTTCAAGGTACGGAAGAGCAAATTGGCTCTGCTAAAATGATGGCTACGCTCAAGCACTTGGCTGGTCATGGGCAACCCGAAGGTGGGGTGAATACTGCACCTGCAAATATTTCGGAAAGGTTGCTCAGGGAAGTGTTTTTGATGCCCTTCGAGAAAGCTATAAAGCAAGGTGGGGCAAAAAGTGTGATGGCTTCTTACAACGAAATTGACGGGATTCCGTCACACATCAATTCTTGGTTGCTCAAGGATGTATTGAGAAATGAGTGGGGTTTTGATGGGCAAGTTGTAGCCGATTATGGTGGGATTTCCGACTTGTATCGCAGGCATTTTGTAGTGAAAGACAGTACTGAAGCAGCTAGGGAAGCCTTGCTTGCCGGGGTAGATATAGAATTGCCAGATATGGTAGACTACCCTTCATTGTTGAAATATGCAGCACAAGATTCAGTCATTGCAACTGCATTGGACACGGCTGTTTATCGTTTGCTCAAAAACAAATTTCTGCTTGGACTGTTCGACGAACCCTATGTGGATGTTTCTTCTACCGAGAAAATAGTAGGTTCTGAAAAAAATGGAAAACTTGCCCTAGAGGCTGCCCAAAAATCCATTGTCCTTCTTAAAAATGAGATGAACTTGCTTCCCTTAAATACTTCCTTTTACAATACGATAGCTGTGATAGGACCGAATGCAAAATCGACGTTGCTGGGAGGCTACAGCGATGTGCCGCCTTATTATGTTGATTTGGTGGAAGGGTTGAAAAATCGATTGGGGAATAATGGCGAGGTGGTATTTGCAGAAGGCTGCCGGATAACCGAACCAGGTAGCTGGTATTTAGACCCTGTTCAATTGCCTTCACCCAAAGCAGATGAGGGTCGGATTGAACATGCCGTCACTATTGCGGAGCGGAGTGATTTGGTTATTTTAGCTATTGGAGGAAATGAACTTACCTCAAGAGAGGCTTGGAGCGATACACATTTAGGTGACCGCACCAGTATTGAGTTGGTAGGGAAGCAACTGGAATTATTCAATAAGTTGAAAGAAACGGGCAGGCCGGTAGTAGTGGTACTGTTTAATGGCAGGCCACTCGATTTGTCGTATTTGAAGGAAAATGCACAGGTGTTGTTGGAGTGCTGGTACTTGGGTCAAGAGACTGGAAATGCGCTTGCAGATGTATTGCTTGGCAATGTAAATCCGTCAGGAAAGCTGCCTTGCACATTCCCCAAATCTACTGGGCTTCTACCTGCTTTCTACAACCACAAACCGACTGCCAAGCGCCCCTATTTGTTTGACGAACATAAGCCTGTTTACCCTTTTGGTTTTGGCTTGAGCTATACTGATTTTTCTTATAAGGATCTTACAGTCAACCCTTCTGTTATTGGGATGAACAGCAAATCCTTGGTTTCGGTGACTGTAACGAATACTGGTGACGTGAGAGGAGATGAGATTGTCCAACTGTATATTAGGGACATGGTAAGTTCGGTTACTCGACCTGTAAAAGAGCTAAAAGGATTCCAGAAAGTACAGCTGAGACCTGGGCAGGAAAAAGTTGTGACCTTTGAGGTGACTCCTGAACTGCTAAAGTTTTACAATAAAGATATGGAAAATGTACTTGAACCCGGACGATTTAAGCTTATGGTTGGTTCTTCGTCCGAAGAGTATATAGAAGCCTATCTGAATGTGGTGAATTAG
- a CDS encoding PhzF family phenazine biosynthesis protein, giving the protein MKIYYDQRVFRAKSNSSAGEVSGETVFEYFQRGTVLTGTYGGGSISQGQLLGNVNEGGSLSFIYQHLNAEGEFRTGKCESVPRLLADGLVELSEKWEWTSGKSGSGESVLEEFIPEVMKKKYFLLDVFTDRKFGGNQLAVFTNGGNLSGETMQKVAKELNLSETTFILPPESLENDYKVRIFTPGKELPTAGHPTLGTSHIIVSEKLKMVEGEKAELRLEQKVGMIPVDLELSSEGFPQRITMEAPLPNFLDIFEDVAQMAEVLNLQPSDIRLASPMQLVSCGVPFLIVPLNSLAAVENCKVNSVALEKYLADFPVTELLVFSTETVEGNSDVHCRMFAPEFGIVEDPATGSANGPLGSYLIEHEVFPVKEVNEFVSEQGFEMGRPSYLYLTIVMENDKITKVKVGGQSVIMGEGMMEIKS; this is encoded by the coding sequence ATGAAGATATATTACGATCAGCGAGTATTTAGGGCAAAGAGCAATTCGAGTGCGGGAGAGGTAAGCGGAGAAACAGTTTTTGAGTATTTCCAAAGGGGAACTGTTTTGACAGGGACTTATGGCGGAGGAAGCATTAGCCAAGGGCAACTTTTAGGCAACGTCAATGAAGGTGGTAGCCTTTCTTTTATTTACCAGCACCTCAATGCCGAGGGTGAGTTCCGAACAGGCAAATGTGAATCTGTGCCAAGGCTACTTGCCGATGGTCTGGTAGAATTGAGCGAGAAATGGGAATGGACCAGTGGTAAAAGCGGGAGTGGGGAATCCGTGTTGGAAGAATTTATCCCTGAAGTGATGAAGAAAAAGTATTTTCTCTTGGATGTATTTACCGATCGGAAGTTTGGGGGGAACCAGTTGGCGGTTTTTACCAATGGGGGAAATCTCAGTGGGGAAACTATGCAGAAGGTAGCCAAGGAACTTAACCTTTCGGAAACGACTTTTATCCTTCCTCCTGAAAGCCTAGAAAACGATTATAAAGTACGGATTTTTACTCCGGGTAAAGAATTGCCTACGGCAGGGCATCCGACATTGGGGACTTCCCACATCATAGTCAGTGAAAAGCTAAAAATGGTAGAAGGAGAAAAGGCTGAACTTAGGTTGGAGCAAAAAGTGGGCATGATTCCCGTTGACTTGGAACTGTCTTCTGAAGGGTTTCCACAGCGGATTACTATGGAAGCTCCTTTGCCAAATTTCTTGGATATATTTGAAGACGTGGCACAAATGGCAGAGGTATTGAATCTCCAGCCTTCTGATATTAGATTGGCTTCCCCTATGCAACTTGTCTCTTGCGGAGTTCCATTCTTGATTGTTCCGCTCAACAGCTTGGCAGCGGTGGAAAATTGCAAAGTCAATTCAGTAGCTTTGGAAAAGTACTTAGCCGATTTTCCTGTAACGGAGCTTCTGGTTTTTAGTACTGAAACTGTGGAGGGAAACTCAGATGTACATTGCCGCATGTTCGCCCCCGAGTTCGGTATAGTGGAAGATCCAGCCACGGGAAGTGCCAATGGACCGCTTGGTAGTTATTTGATTGAACACGAGGTTTTTCCTGTCAAAGAAGTGAATGAATTTGTAAGTGAGCAGGGTTTTGAAATGGGTAGGCCAAGTTATTTGTATCTTACCATTGTCATGGAAAATGATAAGATAACCAAAGTGAAAGTAGGTGGGCAGAGTGTGATAATGGGTGAAGGGATGATGGAAATAAAAAGCTGA
- a CDS encoding ATP-binding protein, with amino-acid sequence MAQFYQAQVLDDEEHGMPVSLVYDIAQSAEGEIWFTTIAGVYTYDGQYWTLKSDDTVPFPNSEFNIIKSLPDSSIWLTGFDGEGHRIMCYKNNQWLNFPAPPIDFGFFIHHFDFDVRIEADGYHIAIHDYNNKLYYFNTYLNYWKVIDVPGENTTINRLRFHKSSLYIGTSVGLYKMKFGGISKVGSFSQSIYGIDFGGDTCFVRLSNSIGYLLEGDYTELKSPLKNPVVLPLESNEFFIDNKHNIYYSYRSPLSRINRKDNNKEENIQVDHDLMYSIASGALVDTDQNIWVSTVRGCYKIESAAFLNYTKRSGLPENEVSAILNLQNGKIVLGGVKDLSVLDKKGEMHNYYLANQDIIFQSRILDLAEGVDGTIYIAANKKGLGVLPKGAEQIKWYSTGNDIYDAVIACEVIDGKVIVALINSICEFKNGQLTLLTSGVGYVRSISKLSGNRGLLLCSRNGLFHIKNNNEAPINYVSKDMKCTNTYSSLEYEGKILIGTAGGLCELRNDSIIDLTLGGLQPGIPIYKLMLDSKKRLWAGTNNGVFTYEKGKGWRHFTVKDGLVGPEVNRKAIEEDEDGRVWIGTNKGASVYFEEYDFSKKLIPQTKIDSISYGVTNTRSTNESIEVAAKDNDLSFYFRGVIFNRTDSLNYRVQLEGFDKDWRYIVNGRENSARYTNLPGGTYRFRCQSRVGDREWSKEVSTGSIKVFNPFYLTWWFVASSIIAVALFVYFIYRLRMNILERRNRDLEKEIKKRTTKILEQSTEILNKNKALEEKQYKVLVQNEELQAQQEELSNKNDQLEATLENLKNTQSQLVQAEKMASLGILTAGIAHEINNPINYINSGIEGLRTAISTIGEIVDKYNELTAENFVEKMKEIEELKSQVKYERLLTLVKKAPENIGVGAKRAAAIVKELRTFSRIDSDDSHKFDVLQGVDSALVLLRHQYKDRIEIVKSYDKIPLIECFPGKLNQVFMNVLSNSIQSIPEQGTITITSKLLTDGSLLDKDCVSIIITDTGIGIPKENLNRIFEPFFTTKDVGKGTGLGLSISLGVIEAHGGKMLVESEVGNGTSFTILLPLHQ; translated from the coding sequence ATGGCTCAGTTTTATCAAGCTCAGGTACTTGATGATGAAGAACATGGTATGCCTGTCAGTTTGGTATATGATATTGCTCAAAGTGCTGAAGGTGAAATATGGTTTACTACTATTGCAGGGGTTTACACCTACGATGGGCAATATTGGACACTAAAGTCAGATGATACCGTGCCTTTTCCCAATTCAGAATTTAATATTATAAAGTCATTACCCGATTCTAGCATTTGGCTTACTGGCTTTGATGGAGAGGGGCATCGGATCATGTGCTATAAAAATAATCAGTGGCTTAATTTTCCTGCACCGCCCATCGATTTCGGCTTTTTTATCCACCATTTTGATTTCGATGTAAGGATTGAGGCAGATGGCTATCATATTGCCATTCATGATTATAACAATAAGTTGTACTACTTCAATACTTATCTTAATTATTGGAAAGTGATTGATGTACCTGGAGAAAATACTACTATCAACAGGTTGCGCTTCCATAAAAGTAGTTTGTACATTGGGACTAGTGTTGGGCTTTACAAAATGAAATTTGGAGGCATTTCCAAAGTAGGAAGCTTTTCCCAAAGTATTTATGGGATAGATTTTGGTGGTGATACTTGTTTTGTGAGGCTTAGTAATTCGATAGGTTACCTTTTGGAAGGAGATTATACTGAGCTAAAAAGCCCCTTGAAGAACCCCGTTGTGTTGCCATTAGAAAGCAATGAGTTTTTTATAGATAATAAGCATAACATATACTACAGTTATCGGTCTCCACTAAGTAGAATAAATAGAAAAGACAATAACAAAGAAGAAAATATTCAAGTAGACCATGACCTGATGTATTCGATAGCTTCTGGCGCTTTGGTAGATACAGACCAGAATATTTGGGTTTCAACAGTTAGGGGTTGTTATAAGATTGAGAGTGCGGCTTTTCTCAATTATACTAAAAGGAGTGGTCTGCCTGAAAATGAAGTAAGTGCTATTTTAAATTTGCAAAATGGTAAAATTGTTTTAGGAGGTGTTAAGGACTTGTCTGTTTTAGATAAAAAGGGAGAGATGCATAATTACTATTTGGCCAATCAAGATATCATATTTCAATCGAGAATATTGGATTTGGCAGAAGGAGTTGACGGTACTATATATATTGCTGCAAATAAAAAAGGCTTAGGAGTATTACCCAAAGGAGCAGAACAGATAAAATGGTACTCGACAGGTAATGACATTTATGATGCAGTTATTGCTTGCGAAGTGATTGATGGAAAAGTGATTGTCGCCCTCATAAATAGTATTTGCGAGTTCAAAAATGGGCAGTTGACATTGCTTACTAGTGGGGTTGGTTATGTCAGATCAATCTCCAAGCTATCAGGAAATAGGGGATTGTTGCTTTGTAGTAGAAATGGGCTATTCCATATAAAAAACAATAATGAAGCGCCTATAAACTATGTTAGTAAGGACATGAAGTGTACCAATACCTATTCTTCGCTTGAGTATGAAGGAAAAATATTGATAGGGACGGCAGGTGGGCTGTGTGAACTGAGAAATGATAGCATAATTGACCTTACTTTAGGAGGGTTGCAGCCAGGCATTCCAATATACAAGTTGATGTTGGATAGCAAAAAACGACTATGGGCAGGTACCAACAATGGCGTTTTTACCTATGAAAAAGGAAAAGGTTGGAGGCATTTTACGGTAAAAGATGGGTTGGTGGGCCCAGAAGTAAATAGGAAAGCCATTGAAGAAGATGAAGATGGCAGGGTGTGGATAGGCACTAATAAAGGGGCTTCTGTTTATTTTGAAGAATACGATTTCTCAAAAAAGCTTATTCCTCAAACCAAAATTGACTCAATATCTTATGGTGTGACAAATACTCGCTCAACAAATGAGTCCATAGAGGTTGCTGCAAAGGATAATGATCTTTCTTTTTATTTCCGTGGGGTGATTTTTAACCGAACCGATAGTCTGAATTATAGGGTGCAACTGGAGGGGTTTGATAAGGACTGGCGGTATATAGTGAATGGCAGGGAAAATTCAGCTAGGTACACTAACTTGCCAGGAGGGACGTACCGTTTTAGGTGTCAGTCTAGAGTAGGGGATAGGGAGTGGAGCAAGGAAGTTTCTACCGGATCTATAAAAGTGTTTAATCCTTTTTATCTCACGTGGTGGTTTGTTGCTTCAAGTATTATTGCCGTAGCCTTGTTTGTCTATTTTATATATAGGCTAAGGATGAATATATTGGAACGGCGAAACAGAGATCTTGAAAAAGAGATTAAAAAAAGGACTACAAAGATATTAGAACAAAGTACAGAGATATTAAATAAAAATAAAGCGCTTGAAGAAAAACAATACAAGGTGTTGGTGCAAAATGAAGAACTTCAAGCACAACAAGAAGAACTTTCAAATAAAAATGATCAACTAGAGGCCACACTTGAAAATCTTAAAAATACCCAAAGTCAATTAGTTCAAGCAGAAAAAATGGCTTCTTTGGGAATCCTGACGGCAGGTATAGCACATGAAATAAATAATCCAATCAATTACATCAATTCTGGTATAGAAGGCTTGCGAACTGCAATAAGCACTATTGGGGAGATTGTTGATAAATATAATGAGCTTACGGCAGAGAACTTTGTCGAGAAGATGAAGGAGATTGAAGAGCTGAAGAGCCAAGTAAAATACGAACGCTTGCTGACATTAGTAAAGAAAGCTCCTGAAAATATTGGTGTTGGGGCTAAACGGGCTGCAGCAATAGTGAAGGAATTACGAACTTTCTCTCGGATCGATTCTGATGATTCACATAAGTTTGATGTGCTGCAAGGGGTAGATTCAGCACTGGTGTTGCTCAGGCACCAATATAAAGACAGGATTGAAATTGTAAAAAGCTATGATAAAATCCCTCTGATAGAATGCTTTCCTGGGAAATTGAACCAAGTATTTATGAATGTTTTGAGCAACTCTATCCAGTCAATTCCCGAACAGGGGACAATTACGATTACTTCAAAATTATTGACCGATGGTAGCCTTCTTGACAAAGATTGTGTGTCTATTATCATTACAGATACTGGCATTGGGATTCCGAAGGAGAATCTGAACCGGATATTCGAACCGTTTTTTACTACAAAAGATGTGGGGAAAGGTACTGGGTTAGGGCTTTCCATTTCGCTAGGTGTAATTGAAGCACATGGAGGTAAAATGCTGGTAGAAAGCGAGGTGGGAAATGGTACGTCTTTTACAATTCTTTTACCTTTGCATCAGTAA